From the genome of Gracilibacillus salitolerans, one region includes:
- a CDS encoding alpha/beta hydrolase, giving the protein MKIGKGLKIMIALIAILLLIDLFAGNYFYNLAIKREQKTFLQGNDDLEVSASAMNVFTKGGWRDWVASQDFDEWQLQTFDDLTLQGYYLPAKTDTNKTVIFGHGYLGKATDMGLYAQYYYEELGYNIFLFDMRGHGQSEGDYFGFGWHDRLDVLDWTDRVIERVGRDAEIALHGLSMGAGTMLMASGEELPPQVQAVVADSGYTNVYDLFQYQMNRMYNLPAFPVLPTTSMVSNIRADYSFLEASAIDQVQKAQVPILYFHGKEDTFVPFEMANQLYEQTNSHAEIFLYDDAGHGEAYAIHREKYQTMLSDFLTRFIGK; this is encoded by the coding sequence GTGAAGATAGGTAAAGGTTTAAAAATAATGATAGCGCTTATTGCCATTCTATTATTAATAGATTTATTTGCTGGAAACTATTTTTATAATCTCGCCATTAAACGTGAACAAAAGACTTTTTTACAAGGAAATGATGATCTGGAAGTATCTGCGTCAGCGATGAATGTCTTTACGAAAGGCGGATGGCGAGACTGGGTGGCTAGTCAGGATTTTGATGAATGGCAACTGCAAACTTTTGACGATTTAACCTTACAGGGGTATTATTTACCGGCCAAAACAGATACGAACAAAACAGTTATTTTCGGTCATGGTTATTTAGGGAAAGCAACAGATATGGGATTATATGCCCAATACTATTATGAAGAGTTAGGGTATAATATTTTTCTTTTTGATATGAGAGGGCACGGTCAAAGTGAAGGTGACTATTTTGGTTTTGGATGGCATGATCGTCTAGATGTGTTAGATTGGACAGATCGCGTGATTGAACGAGTTGGCAGGGACGCAGAAATTGCCTTGCATGGTTTATCCATGGGTGCCGGTACCATGTTGATGGCAAGCGGTGAAGAACTACCACCTCAAGTTCAAGCGGTTGTTGCTGATAGCGGCTATACTAATGTATATGACCTTTTTCAATATCAGATGAATCGGATGTACAACTTACCAGCATTCCCGGTATTACCAACAACAAGTATGGTCTCCAATATACGTGCGGATTATTCCTTTTTGGAAGCTTCAGCAATTGACCAGGTACAGAAAGCACAGGTACCCATTCTGTATTTTCATGGGAAAGAAGATACATTTGTTCCATTTGAAATGGCGAATCAACTATATGAGCAGACTAATAGTCATGCAGAAATATTTTTATATGATGATGCCGGACATGGTGAAGCGTATGCCATTCACCGGGAAAAATACCAAACCATGTTGTCTGATTTTTTAACTAGATTTATAGGAAAATAA